The genomic DNA gaaaatgtgtgtgtgcatgtgtttgcatgtgccAGTGACCCCTGCAGTGGTGGAGACAGCATAGAGAAGTTTTCAGTATGTgcataaaataaagacagagcCTGTACACAGTGTGAGCAAGTGTGAGTCCATCTGTGAGCGAAGCTACAAACATGACTCCCAGTGGAGCTGCAGGTCCGTGCTGTCCAGAAAATCAGCTGAGAAGACACTTGGGGGAGTGTGCGGCACCAGTGGAGCCAGACTAGTCCCACCGTCTCCTTCACTGCCTCCTCCCACACCTCCTCTCCCCACGCCACTGCCTGAGCTCCCTCCGCTTCCCACCATGGAGATATCCAGCCAGTCCATGCTGTCCAATGTGGGGTCGCCAAAGTCCAACCCTGTAGAATGAGGGGAGAAGCCCAGGTCGGATGTGTCCATGGGGGAGGAAGAGTGGTCCAGGATGCTGGGCGTACTCAGCATTTGGCTGTGGAGGTCGTCGATGAGCGTCAGGGCGCCGTCAGGCTCCACACCCAGCAGGGGGCTGCCCGTAGTGCTCTCCAGGAAGTCCTCCAGGCGTCCACTGCCTGTGCAGGGTTCTACCATTGAGGGCTGAGGGGAAATGATGGGTTGTGTCTGGGTGGGAGGGGACAGGCGGAGGGGAGATGGGGGAGAAGATGGGGAGGGTGGTTCTGAGTGGAGATGGGCGAGGGAAGGGTCAGGGTTGGCCTTGAAGCTGGGGATttctgcaggaggagagagaaagaatatCTTATGAGTGCTGGAGATGGATTCATTACTTATGCTTTCTTCAGACTGCCAGAAACATCAGATTTTTCTGATGGGTCAGCAAACAAAATaatctgtctgtgaaggttctcagtcatggACTACTAAATTCTGACGTTCTCAGAAGTGAcaaggtgtttttaaatgtgattcagATCCGATTTCTACAGATATGTCTCAGTGTGAACTCTCTGGCTGCCGCATTTCACTTCGACGGTGGAGTGAGTTCTGCACCACAAATTGACAGGAAGATTGTTTAGAGAAATGACGTGCCTCCATTTTGCCTGCCAACCTTTCTGAAAGCCACGTCTTAAACGTGGCTACACAAACGTTATCAAACATGTTGGTTATGTCTGGACAACACAAATCCAATTAGATGCCTGAAAAGATCAGATTTAAGAGACAACTCTGATTTACCTCCGCTCTTCAGCAGGATGTCGAAGAGGTCGTCCATCTGCTGACTGTTCATGCCGTTCTCCTGCAAACACAGAGGAACTTCTtttactacacaaacacacaacagtgcaCTAAAACACACTCATCAACACAGACATACAATTTAGTTTTTAAGGCCCATTTTGTTCCtagtttgtcattttcttaTGTCATTGGATGCATGTAGAAGACATGTTATCACAGCATTCACCATTTGTttcactgtgattttttttaatgacacaaacatGTCCAAACTTCTCAACATCATAAAGCAAAAACGGTTCAGTGAAATTATGTAGTCCTGTTTTAAGAAGAGAAATACACCAGTTTTTTGTTGCTGTGCTCATTTGCTGATACATAAGTTAATTAGttctgtgtctttctttccttctcctcAAAAGTGTGATGTAAAAACCCAAATCATGGATAATATCGAGGATAAAGTTTGAGTGTGAAGAAATAAGATGTAATAAAGaggaaaagtaagaaaaaagaacaacagCGAAGAAGGGATGGAGAGACAAAGTCGTGCTAGAAGACATACTTTGGAGCGTTTGGTAGGAAGGGAGGTGTGGAGTTTGGGAGAGGGAGGTGTGAAGAGTGTGTGCCGGTCATAAGGTGGACacacctcctctctctgccaggatggagggatgaagcGATGgtatggaaaaaaagagagggggggaaaagggAGAAGAAGTTAATGAAGTCGTACGCTTAGCAGCGGCATTGGCGTGGCGACAGAGAAGGCGGGGCTCAGAGGAGAGGATGGCGTTACCTTGAGAGAGGACAGAAGTTGGCTTTGGCTCTCGCTCTCCAACACGTCGTCGAAGAACGGCTGCAGGATGGGAGGAGCTGTGACTGGTGGGCTGGGCTGCTGGACGCCATTAATGTCAAGGTGAAGCCCCGCCTTCTGTTCCTGTGTAAAGAGAAGAAGACATATTCAGACTTGGACAAGTGCAGAGAAGATTTGTGGAAAATTCAATTGTGAtgctttttttcatgtttcaccAGTCAGCAGTGTGTTTGACTAAACCAGGTTAGTGGCGACACCTTGTGGCAGAGAGATGTTATTGTTAGGAAGATGCAGACAGTCCTGCTACAGTTCTTCAATGTTACTTTAtacaaaatatacatacatCAAAATGTAGTGCCTGGAACTGGATAGGTAATTAAAAACTTAATgctaaaaactaaattaaaatcCATTTTTTATAATGAGTAATTTGGAGTATACAAAGCGGTGCAGTTCTGTTTGttatataattacattttcattcacaaatGTTGTGAAGGGTGCCAAAACAAAGGTTCCAAAAAATCTAATTGTTCACACCCCTCTGCTAAGTAACCTAACACAGTGATCGATACAGAATTGTCACTTTCTGGCAACAAAGGAATGGAATAgggaaaaaacataaaagagaGAAGATTCGAGGCCGTCAGTGTGTGAACTGTGTCGTGTTCTTCTTTGCTGTATTCATTTGTGGGCAACAGTGTGCTGTGGAAATGCAGACGAGGTCAGGGTTTACTattccaaaccaaactgtgGCGAGCTGAACTGGACTTGGTGGAAAAACAGCTTTACTCCGAGTGATATATTCTAGATTGTACCTTTTTGCTTGTCTGGCTCACAGGCTCGGCTTTGGCCTGCTCTTTTGATTGGCTCTCAGCGCTGGGGAGTTTACTTGGAGTCGACTGCAATCTCTGAAAACAGAGACGATAAAAGGTATTTATTAAACTTCATGGTAAATCAACTCAGTCcatcacaaaaaagaaaaaaatccaccgTACCTGCAGTGTGATGCGTCCGTTGGGTTTGGCCAATGAGGACACTCCATTCTGCCCGTCTGTCGTGTGATTGGTGAGAGCGATCAGGTAATGGTTGCCGTTGCTGTCGGTGACCAGCGTGGGTGTGCCGTTGGCCTTCAGGAGGTCTAATGAAATGGCCTGAGTGTGGATCTGAGTGCTGTTTTGTTGGTTGACCAAGACTGGCGTCACCTGGaaacatcatttttaatataattacaATTCTTAATTGCGTTATTACACCACAAAATTATAACATGTAGTTAGTGTTAGCTGCACAAAATGTTTTCTCCCCTCAATTTCAAGAACTGCAGGGTGGTCACCTGTTGTGTGGCGACAGCTGTCGTCTGTTGTTTGTGCTGCAGCCTCTGATGAGCCTTTAGCTGCCTCCTCTGCTGGATTTGGTTCACTGCGGGCTTCGGGCTCGCCACCGTCTGGTTCTGGATCTGCACCTGAACCTGCTTCAGCTGCACTTGGTTCTTCTGCTGGCTCTGCTGCACTTGCCCTTGGTGTTGTTTGAGCTGGTTCTGCTGCACCAGCTTCTGCTGGGCAAGTTTCTGCTGTGCTAACTTCTGCTGGGCCTGGAGCTGCTTCTGCTGAGTCTGCTGTATGatgagctgctggagctgctgctgctgctgaagcaggACTTGAGCTTCTTTCTTTTGCTGCAGTTGCTTTTGCGTCGAGTTTGTTTTAGCCTCTGCCACCTTAAGCGCTTGTGCctgactctgctgctgttggGGTTGTTgcagctgctgtttctgctgctctgcttgTTGGACCTGCAGCCGATGAATCTGCTGCAGTCTTAGCAGAGTCTCCTGGGAGCACTGCATTGGCTGGAGCAGCTTCTTTCCCTGGGCTTCCTCCGTTACACCTTCCATTTCTTCCTCCGAGTCTTCCTCCTTCTTCACCCTCAACACAACACCGTTGGGGAGAGTTGGGGGCTGAATGGCTGAGGCTTTTATTAGAGTTTCAAGTTTAACTTCTGACATTGTTTTGCTCTTTTCACTGCCTTCTTTCTTCACCAGTATTGCACCTGGCATCTTTCCCTGCTCCAGCTgagacctgagagtctccaccAGCCTCTGCTTCTGCCTTAGCATCCTGGTCAACTCCTCGATCTGTTTGTCCTTCTCATGGAGCATCTGGTCTTTGTCCACGGCTGAACTTGTCAGGGGCTCCGGGCGCTGGCCTGAGGCAGATGGAGACCCGGACAGACTGCATGGACTCCGAATCTCATCTTTCACCATGGTGAGAGGCTGCGAGAGCAGGGAGATGCTTGATGAGGACTGAGGGGATTGTTGCAAGGTGAGCTGGGTCAGAGGAGAGCTCACCTATAGGATGATAAAAGTTAATGTTAGTGTTTAAATATTCaaaggaaacattttaaatttaacaatCATTCACAAAAAGGTCTCACCATCTCTCCAAACATGTCTCCACTACAGCTCGTCTCATCTGGACTCATGCCGGCCAAAGACCTCTCAGAGGGTGTGGGAGACATGGGAGGGCTGGAGCTGGTGCTGCCAAACCGCATGACTCTCCCAGGAACAGCGTGAGCCAGCGAAGCTAATGCTAATTTGAACCCACCCTCTCCCAAATGCTCGGGTGTGGTAGTTGTGGTGGAAGAGGATATGCTGGTGCTGGCAGCCGAGATAGCACCCAGCTGGCTGGCCAGAAAAGGGCCATTCTTTGAAGCCGCTGCGGTGCCGCCGTTTTGCTCCTGGTAGTTGCGCAGTCTCTCAATGAGATCATTCTTGGTGCCTGAGACGGTCAGACATCGTAATTTCAGTTCCTGTTTCAACTCGGCAACCTGGAGGATGAGAAACCAGATTGGTACTTATGAAGCAGGTATTGACTGAAACTGAGAGAACATAACAACTCATATCTGACTCAATGTTTCTAGTTTAAAGTGGATCACACAGTCCCATGATTAATGAGAGCAGTTTAACCATAGGTTAAACAggactctttttttcccaagtCTCTATCAACTCAACTTTGACAATAATTCCACAAAAGTGAGTACtacttcaaaaagtcataaagtCAAATTATTGATCATTTACAGTCTGGACCATTTACATCAGTCACTCCAAGAGTCCAGATCCAGAGGTATGTGGCAGGAGATTATTGTCTGGATCACAGAATAACTATGCAGTATTTTTCAGCCATTTACTGTAAGAATTATGTgggtcttttgttttttttttggatttcaaaGACAGTTTGTCATCTTTGAAAAGTGTGCCCCAGCAACACACACTTCTTGATCCCCTTCAATAAAACGCAGTTAAATCAAGTTGCTAACTTTAGAGTAGTACAAATATTCTTGGCAGGAGTGAGCGAGGTTTTCCCTATAAATTTACTTTGAACTCATCCAGGTTGGCTGGCAAAGTGCTGGGTTTAGCTCCTCCCATTGCAGGATGGCTGTGACGGGCAGTGGCGCTCTGACTGGAGGGAGCTGGGATGGTGCTTGAAGGAACGCTGTGGGAGGGGGAAGGGCCCGAGCTGGTTGTGAGGGGCTGCTCGTTTGGAGGCCtgagaagagagaaaaggagcagGTGTGAACGTGCGTCCGTCGTCCTGTGATACAAGCCACTGATGTTAGATGTTCCAGAGAGTAagagttagtgacatctaatgataAAACTGCAGATTGTATGTCAACGGAGTATATGCATGCAGCGCCTCTTCCGACTTCCACTAAAATATAAGCCAGTTACATGTTGctaaggggaaacttggacttATTTAAGGTAACATTAGCGATGAAAACTTCCAACTTCCAACAATTAAAAGACCTTTACATTGTCATGAGGGAACAACAGCAGAGCAACGCTGCATCCGTCTGTGCACAGCCTACGCAGACACTGAACGTAGAACAAATTTGGCTGATAGTCGGGCTGGCTAGAGTATATACAGCAATAACGGTGTGCTGTAGAAACACGACAGCGGAAGGCGGCGGCCTCCAAAAAGCAAAGTCACTGTGCTAATGTACATGCAAAAATCTTATTCCAAGGCCACAAAAAAcagatacattttatttttaaagcaggTATACACTTACACCAACATTAGTGCTGTTGCAGTGTCTTAATGAAagaggttgtttgtgtgttaccTCAACACcagtgaaacaggaagtgacacagtaCGCTGTCGCAGAAAGTTAGCtcgtcactcactcactgctgctgctctttaaaGGGCCACAGGACCCGTTTTCTCCACGAGTGGTGTTGCCATTGTTAATATCTGACTTGGTCTGAATATAAGGTGACATCATGCGAGGGTGTGGCTGTGGCCTTGTTCCTACCACAGTGTCCATTTCGTGTTTACCACAAAAGCGCTagcaaacatacttatgggtagtatatatATTTGATTTCTGCAAATAACTCCTACGCTACAAGTAACAAGAACACGGTCATTCTCActtttacaacacaaacacacacatgcagacatggcCGTGACGCTTGACACTGACTTGGGAGGGGCGGGCAGGATAGTGTGGTAGTTGtagtgctgctgttgctggcTGATGATCTGCAGCTGCAGGAAGAGCTGCTGTTGATGAAGCAGCTTCGCGTAGGAAGAGTCCATCTGTGGCGGACGCTCCTTGTCTGCTTTCTGGTCCGGAGGGATGTACTGGTGGTACTTCAGCTTCTTCACCTGCATGCCGTCGATAaagatggtttaaaaaaaaacacaatcccgACCTTTAATAACCTCTAAACAGTTTCATGTCGTCAAAGTAAGGCATTCATCCTGCATTATGCTTGGTTACACAAGAGAGATCCGTGGAGAGATTAGTATTTCTAGTTACGAAAGTATGTATTATAGTGAACAGAAGATACTGTTGTTACAGAAAATTATGCAAATCAACTCCTCTTTGTGTTAAATGTCAAAAAGCTAtgactttaaacaaaaaaacgttGCTCTCTACTTCTACAggaactgaaaaaaagaagcccTTTTCAAATTTGAGAAGGTACTTTCAATATGTGTCCTTCTGGATTTTCTGAGGACTAATGTGCAAGGGCCAGTACCAAGAAATTAACAAATGAACCTAGTAAAAAGCAATCtacattcataaaaacaatgaatttcatcattttatatatttttaacaaataaaataagtcagaggttttgtgctttaaaataaaaaagtaacaaacaaaTTCACTGACCTTGGGTTTGCTGTCCTTTGATTTCTTAGGTCTGTGTGGAGGACGATCTGAACCCGTCTTAGCCTGAGTCTGCTGACAGAACGTGAGAAACGGGGTcagggaggaggaaggaagggaatGAGGAGacgaaggagggagggagggagggaaggttAGTCAGTTATAGCTGCTCCACAAACAGAGATCAGGGTCACATGTATTCATAAGTCATCAAATGTGCAGGATAtacaacatgaaatgacatcaGGCTTAGGAAAGAGCAGAAAATACCGGGGGGTTGCGCACCTTGGTGTGTCCAGCGGAGGAGCGGGAACTTGTTGAAGTCAACATTGTTCCATTTGTTAATTTTGGGGGTGAGGGGGAGTCTGAGCCATTCACCtggggaggaggtggtggaggcagTGCAGGTGGTGCAGGTGGTGCAGGTGGTGGTGTAGGCTGAGTAAGGAACTGAAAGAAAAATGACCATGGTTAAAGGTGTGATTGTGTTTAGCcactgttttaattaattatttcaaGTTAAAGCGAGTCTGTCTTGATTGACAGTGACACGATTGGCACTGTGATGCACCTGTGTGGGAGCAATGTCCCCGTTCTGGGCGAGTGCGTCAGAGGGAGACAGCTGAGGGACGGCACTCAGGGGAGAGTCGTGATTGGCCAGCTGGTCTGGTGAAAGAGCATCACTGCTGTCTTCATCCAGAGAGGAGCTCTCTCCCTTTGGAGAATCTGTGACAGAGCAGATGGCATCAGTTTCATGTGAAACCACGGCCTcacgtctttcttttttttggtgcttTGGTTAGATCAGCAAATGTTGCCTGCAACTGTACCCCCGACCAAGTCAACACAATGTACATCCCAGTCAAACAGAGTGATGAAGTTTGCAAAGCAGCCGTGAGTGACTTTAGAGAACTTATGCAACACTGTACTGTACGTCCGACCGAGTTTCAAAACAACACTGTGTCCAAACATAGttgttgtgtcattttgtgcAACAGAGTTGTGGTTTAGTTTTTATGGTATCACAGTAACTGCGATGCAACACAGTTATGTGTTGGATAGTTGTGCGATTACAGACAGGCAGACGTTCCTTGAATTAATAGATGTGTGGCAACGCGCTCCTTTCATTgtaatgtcacattttatatCTCTTATTCATTTAAGGACTCTTGCCTTTGCTGACCTTGCccacagacagatagagagatgtgtgtgtgtgactgcctGAATGTCCTGAGGTGGAGATTGTGTGTAGTTACCCTCCGGTGAGTGCTGCTGGAGGCAGGTAACAGATAGGATGTTCTTGTGGACCAGCTCGATGGGACCGGGTCTGTGGGAGAGCTTGTCGTTGAGGTCGTCGGCCAGTCGTGCTCgcttcagctgcagctgcttgGCCTGTAGAGACGGCTCTGCCGATGTTTCTGTGGCCAAAAAACATATGGAACAAATGCTTTTTGTCGCTGTGATGGAGAATTTAATTATAAACTACAACACAGGCAGGGGGGAAACATTCAGATACAGGACAGCATGAGACGAACCTTATTTCAAAGTAATTCAAAAGTAGCATTCTGAGAAAATGATGACTTCAAACCCAAGTCCAAATATAAACATGAACAAGGAACCATACTCTAATCTCATAGAGACAGTCCGTTCCGTTTTGTTTACTCTATGGTTCCTTATAGGTgaataatcacattttcattttcgtTTTTAAGTTAATTTCACAGGTAAATCCTCACCCTCCAGAATGTGCATCCTGACCAGCTCGGAGCGCTCAGGACGGCACCTGATCTTCCTCTTCAGATAGTCCTCGGTCTGGTTGAAAACAAAAACGTGGCAGTCGTTAGGCATCGTGAGTGGAAGACAACACAAAAGCCTCAGGGCACCATCGGCTTTGAGTTGAACTCATACAAACATGTCGTTATAAAGGATATTTCTCCACGTGAAATAGtaggaaaaacacagattttactAGTAATTAGGGTTTAAGAGAATCAGGGTCGTGCTATTGTAAGTGTAAGTAAGGGTAAGTCACACTAAACTCATCTGTACAAGCTTTTTTCCCCTGAAAAAGGTCTTAGTTTACAACTGCTTCCTGTGATGTATTCAAATAATTATATAGTATGGTCATTTTTAGCGCTGCTATCACAACAAATCTTATCTAAAGAcatgtcctgcatgttttagtttttcctACCCGGGTGATTCAGAAACACAGTTATCACCACAGTGTTAGGACATTTTTGTGGTGACGTTTCTGCAACTGCTCATTATTTGTCAATCTAAACTTCACATAGCTTTCATTAGGAGCCTCACATAAGAAGCTGCAGAAAACGCcgatgttttttattgtttgtacaGTGTGCAACGTTTTCAATCGACTTCCTGTAAGCAGGTAACTGTTGATATACGGCACATTAAACTTGTTACCACACTTACCCTTGCTCGCTCCAGACTCCTCCGCTGTTCATGAAAGGCTGCCGGGCTCTTCAGTGCTacacagagagggggagatgagagtcagagagtcagagagggGTGAGTGCAGCTCACACAGACCGGTCCCTCCTGTGAGTGACAATGTGACAACCGATGGTGGGAACAGCTGCAGCTACAGAGGAAGACAGATTCAAAGCAGAAGTCGCTACAGGGAGAGAAGGTCAGCACTGCTATTATAAAATAAACCGAACTCTGCTCAGTGagcaga from Solea solea chromosome 21, fSolSol10.1, whole genome shotgun sequence includes the following:
- the mrtfab gene encoding myocardin related transcription factor Ab isoform X2, translating into MATPHPHKGEEPSPECMVVSGTPSSAQSPQSEAVTSELQELTLQPAPSPQPLQERKNVLQLKLQQRRTREELVSQGIMPPLKSPAAFHEQRRSLERARTEDYLKRKIRCRPERSELVRMHILEETSAEPSLQAKQLQLKRARLADDLNDKLSHRPGPIELVHKNILSVTCLQQHSPEDSPKGESSSLDEDSSDALSPDQLANHDSPLSAVPQLSPSDALAQNGDIAPTQFLTQPTPPPAPPAPPALPPPPPPQVNGSDSPSPPKLTNGTMLTSTSSRSSAGHTKVRNPPTQAKTGSDRPPHRPKKSKDSKPKVKKLKYHQYIPPDQKADKERPPQMDSSYAKLLHQQQLFLQLQIISQQQQHYNYHTILPAPPKPPNEQPLTTSSGPSPSHSVPSSTIPAPSSQSATARHSHPAMGGAKPSTLPANLDEFKVAELKQELKLRCLTVSGTKNDLIERLRNYQEQNGGTAAASKNGPFLASQLGAISAASTSISSSTTTTTPEHLGEGGFKLALASLAHAVPGRVMRFGSTSSSPPMSPTPSERSLAGMSPDETSCSGDMFGEMVSSPLTQLTLQQSPQSSSSISLLSQPLTMVKDEIRSPCSLSGSPSASGQRPEPLTSSAVDKDQMLHEKDKQIEELTRMLRQKQRLVETLRSQLEQGKMPGAILVKKEGSEKSKTMSEVKLETLIKASAIQPPTLPNGVVLRVKKEEDSEEEMEGVTEEAQGKKLLQPMQCSQETLLRLQQIHRLQVQQAEQQKQQLQQPQQQQSQAQALKVAEAKTNSTQKQLQQKKEAQVLLQQQQQLQQLIIQQTQQKQLQAQQKLAQQKLAQQKLVQQNQLKQHQGQVQQSQQKNQVQLKQVQVQIQNQTVASPKPAVNQIQQRRQLKAHQRLQHKQQTTAVATQQVTPVLVNQQNSTQIHTQAISLDLLKANGTPTLVTDSNGNHYLIALTNHTTDGQNGVSSLAKPNGRITLQRLQSTPSKLPSAESQSKEQAKAEPVSQTSKKEQKAGLHLDINGVQQPSPPVTAPPILQPFFDDVLESESQSQLLSSLKREEVCPPYDRHTLFTPPSPKLHTSLPTKRSKENGMNSQQMDDLFDILLKSGEIPSFKANPDPSLAHLHSEPPSPSSPPSPLRLSPPTQTQPIISPQPSMVEPCTGSGRLEDFLESTTGSPLLGVEPDGALTLIDDLHSQMLSTPSILDHSSSPMDTSDLGFSPHSTGLDFGDPTLDSMDWLDISMVGSGGSSGSGVGRGGVGGGSEGDGGTSLAPLVPHTPPSVFSADFLDSTDLQLHWESCL
- the mrtfab gene encoding myocardin related transcription factor Ab isoform X4 → MATPHPHKGEEPSPECMVVSGTPSSAQSPQSEAVTSELQELTLQPAPSPQPLQERKNVLQLKLQQRRTREELVSQGIMPPLKSPAAFHEQRRSLERARTEDYLKRKIRCRPERSELVRMHILEETSAEPSLQAKQLQLKRARLADDLNDKLSHRPGPIELVHKNILSVTCLQQHSPEDSPKGESSSLDEDSSDALSPDQLANHDSPLSAVPQLSPSDALAQNGDIAPTQFLTQPTPPPAPPAPPALPPPPPPQVNGSDSPSPPKLTNGTMLTSTSSRSSAGHTKTQAKTGSDRPPHRPKKSKDSKPKVKKLKYHQYIPPDQKADKERPPQMDSSYAKLLHQQQLFLQLQIISQQQQHYNYHTILPAPPKPPNEQPLTTSSGPSPSHSVPSSTIPAPSSQSATARHSHPAMGGAKPSTLPANLDEFKVAELKQELKLRCLTVSGTKNDLIERLRNYQEQNGGTAAASKNGPFLASQLGAISAASTSISSSTTTTTPEHLGEGGFKLALASLAHAVPGRVMRFGSTSSSPPMSPTPSERSLAGMSPDETSCSGDMFGEMVSSPLTQLTLQQSPQSSSSISLLSQPLTMVKDEIRSPCSLSGSPSASGQRPEPLTSSAVDKDQMLHEKDKQIEELTRMLRQKQRLVETLRSQLEQGKMPGAILVKKEGSEKSKTMSEVKLETLIKASAIQPPTLPNGVVLRVKKEEDSEEEMEGVTEEAQGKKLLQPMQCSQETLLRLQQIHRLQVQQAEQQKQQLQQPQQQQSQAQALKVAEAKTNSTQKQLQQKKEAQVLLQQQQQLQQLIIQQTQQKQLQAQQKLAQQKLAQQKLVQQNQLKQHQGQVQQSQQKNQVQLKQVQVQIQNQTVASPKPAVNQIQQRRQLKAHQRLQHKQQTTAVATQQVTPVLVNQQNSTQIHTQAISLDLLKANGTPTLVTDSNGNHYLIALTNHTTDGQNGVSSLAKPNGRITLQRLQSTPSKLPSAESQSKEQAKAEPVSQTSKKEQKAGLHLDINGVQQPSPPVTAPPILQPFFDDVLESESQSQLLSSLKREEVCPPYDRHTLFTPPSPKLHTSLPTKRSKENGMNSQQMDDLFDILLKSGEIPSFKANPDPSLAHLHSEPPSPSSPPSPLRLSPPTQTQPIISPQPSMVEPCTGSGRLEDFLESTTGSPLLGVEPDGALTLIDDLHSQMLSTPSILDHSSSPMDTSDLGFSPHSTGLDFGDPTLDSMDWLDISMVGSGGSSGSGVGRGGVGGGSEGDGGTSLAPLVPHTPPSVFSADFLDSTDLQLHWESCL
- the mrtfab gene encoding myocardin related transcription factor Ab isoform X8, whose translation is MATPHPHKGEEPSPECMVVSGTPSSAQSPQSEAVTSELQELTLQPAPSPQPLQERKNVLQLKLQQRRTREELVSQGIMPPLKSPAAFHEQRRSLERARTEDYLKRKIRCRPERSELVRMHILEETSAEPSLQAKQLQLKRARLADDLNDKLSHRPGPIELVHKNILSVTCLQQHSPEDSPKGESSSLDEDSSDALSPDQLANHDSPLSAVPQLSPSDALAQNGDIAPTQFLTQPTPPPAPPAPPALPPPPPPQQTQAKTGSDRPPHRPKKSKDSKPKVKKLKYHQYIPPDQKADKERPPQMDSSYAKLLHQQQLFLQLQIISQQQQHYNYHTILPAPPKPPNEQPLTTSSGPSPSHSVPSSTIPAPSSQSATARHSHPAMGGAKPSTLPANLDEFKVAELKQELKLRCLTVSGTKNDLIERLRNYQEQNGGTAAASKNGPFLASQLGAISAASTSISSSTTTTTPEHLGEGGFKLALASLAHAVPGRVMRFGSTSSSPPMSPTPSERSLAGMSPDETSCSGDMFGEMVSSPLTQLTLQQSPQSSSSISLLSQPLTMVKDEIRSPCSLSGSPSASGQRPEPLTSSAVDKDQMLHEKDKQIEELTRMLRQKQRLVETLRSQLEQGKMPGAILVKKEGSEKSKTMSEVKLETLIKASAIQPPTLPNGVVLRVKKEEDSEEEMEGVTEEAQGKKLLQPMQCSQETLLRLQQIHRLQVQQAEQQKQQLQQPQQQQSQAQALKVAEAKTNSTQKQLQQKKEAQVLLQQQQQLQQLIIQQTQQKQLQAQQKLAQQKLAQQKLVQQNQLKQHQGQVQQSQQKNQVQLKQVQVQIQNQTVASPKPAVNQIQQRRQLKAHQRLQHKQQTTAVATQQVTPVLVNQQNSTQIHTQAISLDLLKANGTPTLVTDSNGNHYLIALTNHTTDGQNGVSSLAKPNGRITLQRLQSTPSKLPSAESQSKEQAKAEPVSQTSKKEQKAGLHLDINGVQQPSPPVTAPPILQPFFDDVLESESQSQLLSSLKREEVCPPYDRHTLFTPPSPKLHTSLPTKRSKENGMNSQQMDDLFDILLKSGEIPSFKANPDPSLAHLHSEPPSPSSPPSPLRLSPPTQTQPIISPQPSMVEPCTGSGRLEDFLESTTGSPLLGVEPDGALTLIDDLHSQMLSTPSILDHSSSPMDTSDLGFSPHSTGLDFGDPTLDSMDWLDISMVGSGGSSGSGVGRGGVGGGSEGDGGTSLAPLVPHTPPSVFSADFLDSTDLQLHWESCL
- the mrtfab gene encoding myocardin related transcription factor Ab isoform X3; the protein is MATPHPHKGEEPSPECMVVSGTPSSAQSPQSEAVTSELQELTLQPAPSPQPLQERKNVLQLKLQQRRTREELVSQGIMPPLKSPAAFHEQRRSLERARTEDYLKRKIRCRPERSELVRMHILEETSAEPSLQAKQLQLKRARLADDLNDKLSHRPGPIELVHKNILSVTCLQQHSPEDSPKGESSSLDEDSSDALSPDQLANHDSPLSAVPQLSPSDALAQNGDIAPTQFLTQPTPPPAPPAPPALPPPPPPQVNGSDSPSPPKLTNGTMLTSTSSRSSAGHTKQTQAKTGSDRPPHRPKKSKDSKPKVKKLKYHQYIPPDQKADKERPPQMDSSYAKLLHQQQLFLQLQIISQQQQHYNYHTILPAPPKPPNEQPLTTSSGPSPSHSVPSSTIPAPSSQSATARHSHPAMGGAKPSTLPANLDEFKVAELKQELKLRCLTVSGTKNDLIERLRNYQEQNGGTAAASKNGPFLASQLGAISAASTSISSSTTTTTPEHLGEGGFKLALASLAHAVPGRVMRFGSTSSSPPMSPTPSERSLAGMSPDETSCSGDMFGEMVSSPLTQLTLQQSPQSSSSISLLSQPLTMVKDEIRSPCSLSGSPSASGQRPEPLTSSAVDKDQMLHEKDKQIEELTRMLRQKQRLVETLRSQLEQGKMPGAILVKKEGSEKSKTMSEVKLETLIKASAIQPPTLPNGVVLRVKKEEDSEEEMEGVTEEAQGKKLLQPMQCSQETLLRLQQIHRLQVQQAEQQKQQLQQPQQQQSQAQALKVAEAKTNSTQKQLQQKKEAQVLLQQQQQLQQLIIQQTQQKQLQAQQKLAQQKLAQQKLVQQNQLKQHQGQVQQSQQKNQVQLKQVQVQIQNQTVASPKPAVNQIQQRRQLKAHQRLQHKQQTTAVATQQVTPVLVNQQNSTQIHTQAISLDLLKANGTPTLVTDSNGNHYLIALTNHTTDGQNGVSSLAKPNGRITLQRLQSTPSKLPSAESQSKEQAKAEPVSQTSKKEQKAGLHLDINGVQQPSPPVTAPPILQPFFDDVLESESQSQLLSSLKREEVCPPYDRHTLFTPPSPKLHTSLPTKRSKENGMNSQQMDDLFDILLKSGEIPSFKANPDPSLAHLHSEPPSPSSPPSPLRLSPPTQTQPIISPQPSMVEPCTGSGRLEDFLESTTGSPLLGVEPDGALTLIDDLHSQMLSTPSILDHSSSPMDTSDLGFSPHSTGLDFGDPTLDSMDWLDISMVGSGGSSGSGVGRGGVGGGSEGDGGTSLAPLVPHTPPSVFSADFLDSTDLQLHWESCL